In Dendrosporobacter quercicolus, a single genomic region encodes these proteins:
- a CDS encoding N-acyl-D-amino-acid deacylase family protein has protein sequence MFDIVIKDGILIDPEALTRRTGSVGIQAGKIAAVTQSEICGKQEINAAGRIVAPGFIDIHGHVDLDAYCGELSLRQGITTTIGGNCGFSPLDVEAFFSAHEKNGFIINQAEMIGHSISLRETVGAVDPLKPATPQQLSRMEAMVEKAFEAGACGLSLGLAYAPGSSNEEVYHLSRLAARYGRIVAVDTRMRTGIDMYSLVEAVDIARQTGARIQISHLVYQYGTGVVDEALAVINRARADGLDIRFDSGMYTQWATHIGAVLFDEDSMAVNGWRLEDILVITGKYNGRRLTMDIYRELRTTAPHTAVVVFTGVEEEIYLALSHPYGMPSTDTGPYAPGEGHPQIAGSFPRYFRQMVGERYELTIMEAVRKATLLPAETLGFPAKGRLRAGMDADLVVFDMKTIMDKAEFGLPNAKPEGIDYVLVNGRLALDKGRLVESTAGQAVRCHKPVYDYQI, from the coding sequence ATGTTTGATATCGTGATCAAGGATGGAATACTGATTGACCCGGAAGCACTGACCAGGCGTACCGGCAGTGTCGGGATTCAGGCAGGCAAAATTGCGGCGGTAACGCAGAGCGAAATTTGCGGCAAGCAGGAAATTAATGCGGCCGGCCGTATTGTTGCGCCGGGATTCATCGACATTCACGGTCACGTTGACCTTGACGCCTATTGCGGTGAACTGTCCCTGCGCCAGGGGATAACGACCACCATTGGCGGCAACTGCGGCTTTAGCCCGCTGGATGTCGAGGCGTTTTTCAGCGCTCATGAAAAAAATGGCTTTATCATTAATCAGGCTGAAATGATCGGCCATTCGATCAGTTTACGGGAAACTGTTGGCGCAGTTGATCCTCTTAAGCCTGCTACCCCTCAGCAATTGAGCCGGATGGAAGCTATGGTGGAAAAGGCGTTTGAAGCCGGGGCCTGCGGATTGTCCCTGGGACTGGCCTATGCGCCGGGCAGTTCAAATGAAGAAGTGTATCATTTGAGCAGGCTGGCGGCCCGTTATGGCCGGATTGTAGCCGTAGATACCAGAATGCGTACCGGAATTGATATGTATTCGCTGGTAGAGGCGGTTGACATTGCCCGGCAAACCGGAGCCCGGATTCAAATATCGCATTTGGTTTATCAATATGGCACCGGGGTGGTTGACGAGGCTTTGGCTGTCATTAACCGGGCCAGAGCGGACGGGTTGGATATCCGGTTTGACAGCGGCATGTACACCCAGTGGGCCACCCATATCGGGGCGGTACTGTTTGATGAGGATTCAATGGCTGTCAATGGCTGGCGGCTGGAGGACATCCTGGTGATTACCGGAAAATACAACGGCCGGCGTCTAACCATGGACATCTACCGCGAGCTTAGAACGACGGCCCCGCATACGGCGGTGGTCGTGTTTACCGGCGTGGAAGAAGAAATCTATCTGGCGCTCAGCCATCCCTACGGAATGCCTTCCACTGACACCGGGCCTTATGCGCCGGGCGAGGGTCACCCGCAAATTGCCGGCAGTTTCCCCCGCTATTTCCGGCAAATGGTTGGCGAACGGTACGAACTGACCATTATGGAGGCTGTGCGTAAAGCTACGCTTTTGCCGGCGGAGACGCTGGGTTTTCCTGCCAAGGGCCGGCTCCGGGCCGGCATGGATGCCGATTTAGTCGTCTTTGATATGAAGACCATTATGGACAAGGCCGAATTTGGCCTGCCCAATGCCAAACCGGAAGGAATCGACTATGTATTGGTTAACGGCAGACTGGCCCTGGACAAAGGGCGGCTGGTTGAAAGCACCGCCGGCCAGGCTGTCAGATGCCATAAGCCGGTTTATGACTATCAGATATAA
- a CDS encoding energy transducer TonB, translating to MKYFPKMQRITVVMLLILMGLSVPALAKDQTPATPPRILSLAPIALTPELTGKYSEQTVLVKIKATILDTGTMDSNVEVITSSGDPAFDQAVIDSLQKSVFTPAYTEDRQAISSSIVLPLNVKVEKYVPVEPPARQPDQENASVQTSP from the coding sequence ATGAAATATTTCCCTAAAATGCAACGGATCACTGTGGTTATGTTACTCATCCTGATGGGCCTGTCTGTCCCGGCGCTGGCTAAAGACCAGACGCCCGCCACTCCGCCCCGGATTCTGTCCTTAGCGCCAATTGCCCTTACCCCCGAGCTAACCGGCAAATATTCGGAGCAGACCGTACTGGTGAAAATCAAGGCGACAATATTGGACACGGGAACCATGGACAGCAATGTAGAAGTCATCACAAGTTCGGGCGATCCGGCTTTTGATCAGGCCGTTATTGATTCTCTGCAAAAATCGGTATTTACCCCCGCCTATACGGAAGACCGCCAGGCAATTTCCAGTTCAATTGTCCTCCCGCTCAATGTTAAAGTAGAAAAATATGTACCGGTAGAACCGCCCGCCCGCCAGCCTGACCAGGAAAACGCTTCCGTTCAGACATCGCCCTGA
- a CDS encoding MotA/TolQ/ExbB proton channel family protein → MDFIMNTIDLFHKGGPVMYLLLACSLFVVTISVERFLYYRSLNTDAKVFHNKLQTLLEKHNVNEAAQFCQQSSSAVAEVASAGLQANLRGAQADVAVEGAAALTCSRLREYLDDLSTIVTLSPLLGLLGTVIGMIGSFSVLNVQSGQPMAITGGVGEALIATATGLSVATLALVAHSYFSRQVNKLVTDVEQIAAMVIGYLPAKKTNRRDAHEIA, encoded by the coding sequence ATGGACTTTATTATGAACACTATTGATTTGTTTCACAAAGGCGGCCCGGTAATGTATTTGCTGTTGGCCTGCTCATTATTCGTTGTAACCATATCGGTTGAGCGATTCCTGTATTACCGCAGCCTGAACACTGACGCAAAGGTCTTTCATAACAAGCTGCAGACGCTTTTGGAGAAACATAATGTTAATGAAGCGGCGCAGTTCTGCCAGCAGTCTTCATCCGCAGTCGCAGAGGTGGCGTCAGCCGGGCTGCAGGCAAATCTGCGCGGCGCTCAGGCCGACGTTGCAGTGGAAGGCGCTGCAGCTTTAACTTGCTCCCGCCTGCGCGAGTATCTGGATGATCTTAGTACAATTGTTACCTTATCGCCGCTGTTAGGCTTGCTGGGTACGGTTATCGGCATGATTGGGTCATTTAGCGTGTTAAACGTTCAGTCCGGTCAGCCGATGGCGATAACCGGCGGGGTTGGAGAAGCGCTGATCGCGACGGCTACCGGACTGAGTGTGGCGACGCTGGCACTGGTGGCGCACAGCTATTTCTCGCGCCAGGTAAATAAATTAGTTACCGATGTCGAGCAAATAGCGGCAATGGTGATCGGCTATTTGCCGGCAAAGAAAACAAACCGGAGAGATGCTCATGAAATTGCGTAG
- a CDS encoding ExbD/TolR family protein — MKLRSLRVENQPQLMIIPMIDIIFFLLVFFMMSTLYMVEQHTIPVNLPQAAASQQDKPQSINVTVLENGNVMFNMEEMPVNLLAKRVNLELGKQSDTVFILRGDKQVPYGQVIAVLDELKLSGAQRVAVAVEKVR; from the coding sequence ATGAAATTGCGTAGTTTACGGGTGGAAAACCAGCCTCAACTGATGATTATCCCGATGATTGACATCATTTTCTTCCTGCTGGTATTTTTTATGATGAGCACCCTTTATATGGTCGAGCAGCATACCATTCCGGTTAACCTGCCGCAGGCTGCGGCATCCCAGCAGGATAAACCGCAGAGCATCAATGTAACGGTGCTGGAAAACGGCAACGTTATGTTCAATATGGAAGAAATGCCGGTAAATCTGCTGGCCAAACGGGTGAATTTAGAATTGGGCAAACAATCGGATACCGTATTTATCCTTAGAGGGGACAAACAGGTTCCCTATGGACAGGTAATCGCGGTATTGGATGAGTTGAAACTTTCAGGCGCCCAGCGGGTGGCGGTGGCAGTCGAGAAGGTGAGGTAA
- a CDS encoding energy transducer TonB, which translates to MSYTNQWRKAMSVSVFLHFLVFAAAGFLSIGLTAPALPAEEVIMEMDLVSDPLADRAGPTPEPAPPQAPEPAPIEPAPTEPQPPASQPVPEPVVASDEIAPTQAAPVAAPAPKPAPSPAPRGGGGRKSAPAAAASGGGGGGSQSGIAAPGVLSKVEPSYPPAARKAGHEGVAVLRVKVLSNGRPDEVSVTSSSGSPLLDDAAVSAVRKWRFIPAKDRRSGKTVPAFIRLPVSFKLRSS; encoded by the coding sequence ATGAGCTATACAAATCAGTGGCGCAAAGCCATGTCAGTATCGGTTTTCCTGCATTTTCTGGTGTTTGCGGCCGCTGGCTTCCTTAGTATCGGGCTGACTGCGCCGGCGCTGCCGGCGGAAGAAGTAATCATGGAGATGGATCTGGTCAGTGATCCTTTGGCTGACCGGGCCGGGCCGACACCGGAACCTGCGCCGCCACAGGCGCCTGAGCCTGCGCCGATAGAGCCTGCGCCCACCGAGCCGCAGCCGCCAGCCAGCCAGCCGGTTCCTGAGCCGGTGGTCGCTTCAGATGAAATTGCCCCGACTCAGGCAGCTCCCGTGGCAGCTCCCGCGCCTAAGCCTGCGCCCTCGCCCGCGCCGCGCGGCGGCGGCGGCCGAAAGTCAGCACCGGCTGCTGCTGCATCGGGCGGCGGCGGTGGCGGATCGCAAAGCGGGATCGCAGCGCCAGGCGTTTTATCCAAAGTTGAACCATCTTATCCGCCGGCAGCGCGCAAAGCCGGTCACGAAGGGGTCGCCGTTTTGCGGGTAAAGGTGTTGAGCAATGGCCGGCCGGATGAGGTGTCGGTGACCAGTTCGAGCGGTTCCCCGCTATTGGATGATGCGGCGGTGTCTGCGGTGAGAAAATGGCGGTTTATACCGGCCAAGGACCGCAGAAGCGGAAAGACAGTGCCGGCTTTTATAAGGCTGCCGGTTTCGTTTAAACTGAGGTCAAGCTGA
- a CDS encoding 50S ribosomal protein L9 codes for MFTRSDFWIGLVVGTIAGAFGYKLMSEQSARAMAPQAPAIAAGVGEPPLDELVRQKERLEDLIAERQVQN; via the coding sequence ATGTTTACAAGAAGTGATTTTTGGATTGGACTAGTAGTAGGTACAATTGCCGGAGCGTTCGGTTACAAACTTATGTCTGAGCAATCCGCTCGGGCAATGGCCCCGCAGGCCCCTGCCATTGCCGCCGGAGTAGGTGAACCGCCTTTGGATGAACTCGTACGTCAAAAAGAACGCCTGGAAGACTTGATTGCGGAAAGACAGGTTCAAAACTAA
- a CDS encoding heavy metal translocating P-type ATPase, which yields MSYRYIAFPLSPSLSDRQKTIIEARIRLIPTVVSASAGVNGKVVVYYDGFLPLNKVNTILQQAACTARPLSPLSKQPAEELHLSLAEHRRETILTGVGFVGLQLLRMAAPGMFNTLYLARSAFVLLSARHYIASGIRSLLVDRQPNADTLTATAVVASVLSGKPESSLTLLTLSNFAETLTTFTAERARKHISNLLRLDEQYVWKIEENGHEMRVAVTSLQLGDRIGVHLGEKICVDGKVLSGAAAVDQSSITGEYIPVEKTPGDNVYAGTVLQNGFLEVLVEKLGDDTAVARIVHMVEEAQTRRAPVQNFAERMSNMLVPISFIAAGLVYGATKDWQRVLNMLFIDFSCGLKLSTATAISAAIGRAASRGVLVKGGNYIELLAGVDTVALDKTGTITIGKPQVVSIKTAPGIQERELLLLAASAEYHSSHPLAAAILEHVEHQGWTIPPHTDTETIVARGIRAQVPDFDEIRGGSVLVGSWRFMQENQVQSAGFGAEPGSEHGYNLIYTARDQKLLGMLIVSDPIRPTWKKTINQLRRQGIDEIVMITGDTEQVAKHVASALDIDAYHAEVMPEDKAALITKMQRRSQVLMIGDGVNDAPALAFADVGVAMGGRRTDIAVESAAITINSEDPLVLSEVVTLGKHTMKIVRQNFATTIAVNTAAMLLGAVGRTNPMVSALIHNAATVGVVLNSARLLMVTKKPW from the coding sequence ATGTCATACCGGTATATAGCATTTCCCCTCAGCCCCTCCCTATCAGACCGCCAAAAAACAATCATCGAAGCACGTATCCGGCTCATTCCGACCGTCGTCAGCGCATCGGCCGGCGTCAACGGAAAAGTTGTTGTTTATTATGACGGTTTTCTACCGCTCAATAAAGTAAATACCATCCTCCAGCAAGCGGCCTGCACAGCAAGGCCTTTGTCGCCGTTAAGCAAGCAGCCTGCTGAAGAACTGCATTTATCACTTGCTGAGCACCGCCGGGAAACAATTTTGACCGGCGTTGGTTTCGTCGGCCTGCAATTATTGCGCATGGCCGCTCCCGGTATGTTCAATACCCTGTATCTGGCCCGCAGCGCCTTTGTGCTGTTATCTGCCCGGCATTACATCGCCAGCGGAATTCGCAGCCTGCTTGTTGATCGTCAGCCGAATGCCGATACATTGACAGCCACGGCAGTGGTAGCCTCCGTATTAAGCGGTAAACCAGAGTCAAGCTTAACCCTGCTGACCCTTTCCAACTTTGCCGAAACGCTTACTACCTTCACCGCCGAACGCGCCCGCAAGCATATTTCCAATTTGCTCCGGCTGGACGAGCAATATGTCTGGAAAATTGAAGAAAACGGCCATGAAATGCGGGTTGCCGTAACCAGCCTGCAATTAGGCGACCGGATCGGCGTCCATTTGGGCGAAAAAATCTGCGTCGACGGCAAAGTGCTGTCAGGAGCGGCTGCGGTTGACCAGTCTTCCATTACCGGTGAATATATCCCGGTAGAGAAAACGCCTGGCGACAATGTCTATGCCGGCACTGTGCTCCAAAACGGCTTCCTGGAAGTCCTGGTTGAAAAACTCGGTGACGATACTGCCGTAGCCCGGATTGTGCATATGGTGGAAGAAGCTCAAACCAGACGTGCGCCGGTGCAAAACTTCGCCGAACGCATGTCAAATATGCTTGTGCCGATTTCTTTTATTGCCGCCGGTTTGGTTTACGGAGCGACAAAAGACTGGCAGCGTGTCTTAAATATGCTGTTCATTGATTTTTCCTGCGGTCTTAAGCTTTCCACAGCCACCGCCATCTCGGCGGCTATTGGCCGCGCCGCCAGCCGCGGGGTACTGGTTAAAGGCGGCAATTATATCGAACTGCTGGCCGGAGTAGATACCGTCGCACTTGATAAAACCGGCACCATTACCATTGGAAAACCACAGGTTGTGTCAATAAAAACCGCGCCCGGAATTCAGGAGCGGGAGTTGCTGCTGCTGGCGGCTTCCGCGGAATATCATTCTTCCCATCCGCTGGCGGCAGCCATTTTAGAGCATGTTGAACACCAGGGATGGACAATCCCGCCGCATACCGACACCGAAACCATCGTTGCCCGGGGCATCCGGGCCCAGGTGCCTGATTTCGATGAGATTCGCGGCGGTTCCGTCCTGGTCGGCAGTTGGCGCTTTATGCAGGAAAACCAGGTTCAAAGCGCTGGTTTCGGCGCCGAACCCGGTTCTGAGCATGGCTATAATCTCATTTATACTGCCCGCGATCAAAAATTGTTAGGAATGCTCATCGTCAGCGACCCTATCCGCCCGACCTGGAAAAAAACCATCAATCAATTGCGGCGGCAGGGCATTGATGAAATTGTCATGATTACAGGCGATACCGAACAGGTCGCCAAGCATGTCGCTTCCGCCCTGGATATCGACGCCTATCATGCCGAAGTAATGCCGGAAGATAAAGCGGCCTTGATTACCAAAATGCAACGCCGCTCACAGGTCCTGATGATTGGCGACGGCGTTAACGACGCTCCGGCTCTGGCCTTCGCCGATGTTGGCGTTGCCATGGGCGGCCGCCGCACGGATATTGCGGTCGAATCAGCGGCTATTACCATTAATTCTGAAGATCCGCTGGTACTGTCCGAAGTTGTAACTCTGGGCAAACATACGATGAAGATTGTCCGGCAGAACTTTGCCACTACCATCGCGGTGAATACGGCAGCCATGCTGCTTGGCGCCGTCGGCCGGACCAATCCAATGGTTTCGGCGCTCATTCATAACGCGGCTACGGTTGGCGTTGTATTAAACAGCGCCCGGCTGCTGATGGTAACGAAGAAGCCCTGGTAA
- a CDS encoding HMA2 domain-containing protein codes for MSYLSGLALGLSAGHQLNGLLGSQGFRLVHSLPGRRRYHHEELCNNPRLARRWEQQLPAIPGLIKVQFSPLSGSILIEYTCTDDYIDLLVNFLEQLHRIPEPHDQYGRLGADIRRTFHRLNRNIFKKTNRILDLRTLLAVGFTVWGGLKMWTTGQRPSGSQMIWWAYALLRGRD; via the coding sequence ATGTCATATTTATCCGGTCTGGCTTTAGGCCTGTCGGCCGGTCACCAGCTTAACGGCCTGCTTGGCAGCCAGGGCTTTCGCCTGGTGCATTCCCTGCCCGGCAGACGCCGCTACCACCACGAGGAGCTCTGCAATAATCCCAGGCTGGCCCGCCGCTGGGAACAGCAGCTGCCGGCAATACCCGGATTAATAAAAGTACAGTTTTCTCCGTTATCCGGCAGCATACTGATCGAGTACACTTGCACTGACGATTATATCGACCTGTTAGTCAATTTTCTGGAGCAGCTGCATAGAATCCCTGAACCGCATGATCAATACGGCCGGCTGGGCGCTGACATCCGGCGGACTTTTCACCGGCTGAACCGCAATATATTTAAAAAGACCAACCGCATTCTTGATCTTCGTACACTGCTGGCAGTAGGCTTTACGGTTTGGGGCGGATTAAAAATGTGGACAACCGGGCAGCGGCCTTCCGGCTCGCAAATGATATGGTGGGCTTACGCTTTGCTGAGAGGACGAGACTAA
- a CDS encoding HMA2 domain-containing protein codes for MSFHHGRIDLGLALTFFSSLLSLPFSKRYHVWLGICFGLLTVIHTWQHRRQVSCHLQKERQPMDLLSQYKKMTNSAKKTYLLQQVQVLHYIRGRVRLYSRHLVNNAGIAAEIRRQLEAAPEVTNFSVNTLTGSVLIEYAPEKIANNPLLQELEQLAAKQYGR; via the coding sequence ATGTCATTTCACCATGGCCGGATTGATCTGGGATTGGCGCTTACTTTCTTTAGCAGTTTATTATCCCTGCCTTTTAGTAAACGGTATCATGTATGGCTTGGCATCTGCTTCGGCTTATTGACGGTTATTCATACCTGGCAGCACCGGCGGCAGGTATCCTGCCACCTTCAAAAGGAGCGACAGCCAATGGATTTATTGTCCCAGTATAAAAAAATGACCAATTCCGCCAAAAAAACCTATTTATTGCAGCAAGTCCAGGTATTACACTATATCCGGGGACGTGTTCGCCTATATTCCCGGCATTTGGTCAATAACGCCGGCATAGCGGCTGAAATCCGCCGGCAATTGGAAGCCGCTCCGGAGGTAACCAATTTTTCGGTAAATACTCTGACCGGTTCGGTGCTCATTGAATATGCACCGGAAAAAATAGCCAATAATCCTTTGCTGCAAGAATTGGAACAGCTTGCCGCAAAACAATACGGACGGTGA
- a CDS encoding response regulator transcription factor: MRILLAEDDLRLGKLVKHMLEKEKMAVDWVVQGDTAFEYAMYTAYDVIVLDWMMPVETGIRVCERLREEGYQRSILMLTARDELCDRVRGLNSGADDYVVKPFEFVELLARIRALGRRGGLQLKADTIRVGDLLLSRSTHLVKRGDREIQLTGREFQLLDLLIQNNGHVLAKEILLDRVWGLESEVTPNNLEAYVRLLRKKIDFPGEPELIHNVRGIGYKLEVTDVQKDP, from the coding sequence ATGCGGATATTATTAGCTGAAGATGACCTGCGGCTGGGTAAGCTGGTTAAACATATGCTGGAGAAAGAAAAAATGGCTGTTGACTGGGTTGTACAGGGCGACACGGCTTTTGAATATGCTATGTATACAGCCTATGACGTGATTGTCCTGGACTGGATGATGCCGGTTGAAACCGGCATTAGGGTCTGTGAACGGCTGAGAGAAGAGGGGTATCAAAGAAGCATCCTGATGCTGACCGCCCGGGATGAATTATGCGACCGGGTACGCGGCTTAAATTCAGGCGCGGATGATTATGTAGTCAAGCCATTTGAATTTGTCGAACTGCTGGCGCGCATCAGAGCCCTGGGGCGCCGGGGCGGTTTGCAGCTTAAAGCAGATACCATACGGGTTGGCGATCTGCTCCTGAGCCGTTCCACGCATCTGGTGAAACGCGGTGACCGGGAAATTCAATTAACCGGCCGGGAATTTCAACTGCTGGATTTGCTGATTCAGAATAATGGACACGTTTTGGCCAAGGAGATTCTGCTGGACCGGGTCTGGGGGCTGGAGAGCGAGGTTACGCCGAATAATCTGGAAGCCTATGTTCGCTTATTGCGGAAAAAAATTGATTTTCCCGGCGAACCGGAACTTATTCACAATGTGCGGGGAATTGGCTATAAACTGGAGGTAACGGATGTTCAGAAAGATCCGTAA
- a CDS encoding sensor histidine kinase → MFRKIRKRLTLMYTGIMALILLTFVVVGFVGFTGAIVYALQQSVLQVAKEEADEQLAVYKLEGSLIHDDENEKTSSTIFYYVQAVNGPLEAGTRTVPALQDIVRALIESGEVQAGVASLHHARLSDGTTAFFIITAHPVYDNLQLIGTVYLGNDITWYYYTWQKLGLILLGGSLIILAIAFTAGYFLAGRAMIPINQSFARQREFVADASHELRTPISVLLASVDVVQTDEDNRFSAFSSQVLTDMKDEIRKMSRIVADLLTLARIDANVVELLRETFDSRIVAGHVIRSLQSLANAKDIRLQLDCDQAGEIQADRSRISQLLLILIDNAIKYTPNHGTVNVKLEIVYDHNSKLKITVRDNGIGIDQEHKAMIFERFYRVDKIRSREFGGTGLGLSIARWIVEAHQGTITVQSELGKGCVFTVMIPVDG, encoded by the coding sequence ATGTTCAGAAAGATCCGTAAACGGCTTACTTTAATGTATACCGGAATTATGGCGTTAATTCTGCTAACCTTTGTTGTGGTTGGTTTTGTCGGTTTTACGGGCGCCATTGTCTATGCGCTGCAGCAAAGCGTGCTGCAGGTTGCCAAGGAGGAAGCCGATGAGCAGCTTGCAGTTTACAAACTTGAGGGGTCTTTGATTCATGATGATGAGAATGAAAAAACCAGCAGCACTATTTTTTACTATGTTCAGGCTGTAAACGGGCCGCTGGAAGCAGGAACCAGAACAGTGCCGGCTTTGCAGGACATTGTCCGGGCGCTGATTGAAAGCGGTGAGGTGCAGGCAGGTGTGGCCAGTTTACACCATGCCAGGCTGTCGGACGGCACAACCGCTTTTTTTATCATTACCGCGCACCCTGTATATGATAATTTGCAATTGATTGGCACCGTGTATTTGGGCAATGACATTACCTGGTATTATTATACCTGGCAGAAACTGGGCCTTATCCTGCTGGGCGGATCGTTGATTATTTTGGCAATTGCCTTTACCGCCGGCTATTTTTTGGCCGGACGGGCAATGATACCCATTAACCAGTCGTTCGCCAGGCAACGGGAATTTGTGGCGGACGCTTCTCATGAGTTGAGGACGCCGATCAGCGTACTGCTGGCTTCGGTGGATGTTGTCCAGACCGACGAGGATAACCGGTTTTCTGCGTTTTCCAGCCAGGTTTTGACTGATATGAAAGATGAAATCAGGAAAATGTCCCGGATTGTCGCCGATTTGCTGACCCTGGCCAGGATAGACGCCAATGTTGTCGAGTTGCTGCGGGAGACATTTGACAGCAGAATTGTCGCCGGACATGTTATCCGCTCTTTACAGTCACTGGCCAACGCCAAGGATATCAGACTACAGCTGGACTGCGATCAGGCGGGTGAAATTCAGGCGGACCGTTCCCGCATTAGTCAACTGTTGCTTATTCTGATTGATAATGCAATAAAATATACGCCAAATCACGGCACGGTAAACGTTAAGCTGGAAATCGTTTACGACCATAATTCCAAGCTCAAAATTACGGTCCGGGATAATGGGATCGGTATTGACCAGGAACATAAAGCAATGATTTTTGAACGCTTTTACCGGGTGGATAAAATTCGTTCACGGGAGTTTGGCGGCACCGGACTGGGCTTGTCCATTGCGCGCTGGATCGTTGAAGCCCACCAAGGAACAATAACGGTTCAGAGTGAGTTAGGCAAAGGCTGCGTATTTACGGTAATGATCCCTGTCGATGGCTGA
- a CDS encoding hemolysin family protein, with protein MDPASIILNLVLIIVLVLLNGFFVAAEFAMVKVRSTRLETLLHEGNTRATYAKKLVEHLDAYLSACQLGITLASLGLGWIGEPAIADIIAPIMVDLGFSAQMVHAVSFAIAFSIITALHIILGELAPKSLAIQKTDSVVLWTSVPLIAFYKLMYPAIWVLNAIANWILRSVGIHAASEHEAAHTEEEIRILMEESHKQGFINKTELTFVDNIFEFAERNVREVMIPRTDMICLSAEDSFAKNLDKAIEEQLTRYPVCAPDKDNIIGFVHIKDILKQVAQEKNPDLKQVVREIMAIPESMPISELLRRLQKDKSQVAIVVDEYGGTAGLVTIEDILEEIVGEIQDEFDEERPLVEARGENVYSVDGRLLIGTVSEIIGVTLDSDDFDTIGGWVYSMVEIEPHVGQKVVYQDYEFMIEEVDHVRINRVLIRKIVPEDEAAPEE; from the coding sequence TTGGACCCTGCGTCTATTATTTTGAATTTAGTTTTAATCATCGTGCTGGTGTTGTTAAATGGCTTTTTTGTAGCGGCTGAATTCGCCATGGTCAAAGTCCGCAGTACCCGGCTCGAAACGCTGCTGCACGAAGGAAATACCAGGGCCACCTATGCCAAAAAACTTGTTGAGCACCTGGATGCGTACTTGTCGGCCTGCCAGCTGGGAATTACGCTGGCCTCATTGGGACTTGGCTGGATTGGCGAACCGGCGATTGCCGATATCATTGCACCAATTATGGTTGATTTGGGGTTTTCCGCCCAAATGGTGCATGCCGTTTCCTTTGCTATTGCTTTCTCGATCATCACTGCTTTGCATATCATTCTGGGTGAGCTTGCTCCCAAGTCATTGGCAATCCAAAAGACCGACAGTGTTGTATTATGGACGTCAGTTCCCCTGATTGCGTTTTACAAGCTGATGTATCCGGCTATCTGGGTGCTAAATGCCATTGCCAATTGGATATTGCGGAGTGTGGGCATCCATGCGGCAAGCGAGCATGAGGCGGCTCATACGGAAGAAGAAATCAGAATCTTAATGGAGGAAAGTCACAAGCAAGGCTTTATTAATAAAACAGAGCTGACGTTTGTTGATAATATATTTGAATTTGCCGAAAGAAATGTTCGCGAAGTAATGATTCCCCGGACTGATATGATCTGCTTATCGGCGGAGGACTCCTTTGCCAAAAACCTGGATAAGGCGATTGAAGAGCAATTGACGAGGTACCCGGTCTGTGCGCCGGATAAAGATAACATCATTGGCTTTGTGCATATCAAGGATATCCTGAAGCAAGTGGCCCAGGAAAAAAATCCCGACCTTAAGCAGGTAGTCAGGGAAATTATGGCGATACCGGAATCTATGCCGATCAGCGAACTGCTCAGACGGCTGCAGAAAGACAAGTCCCAGGTCGCGATTGTGGTTGATGAATATGGCGGAACTGCCGGCCTTGTTACCATTGAGGATATTCTGGAAGAGATTGTCGGGGAAATTCAGGATGAGTTTGATGAAGAACGGCCGTTGGTGGAAGCGAGGGGGGAAAACGTTTATTCCGTCGACGGGCGGCTGTTAATCGGCACGGTAAGTGAAATTATCGGCGTTACCCTGGACTCGGATGATTTTGACACCATTGGCGGCTGGGTGTATTCCATGGTGGAAATAGAGCCTCATGTCGGTCAAAAGGTTGTGTATCAGGATTATGAGTTTATGATTGAGGAAGTTGATCATGTCCGCATTAACCGGGTATTAATCAGAAAAATCGTTCCGGAAGACGAGGCAGCGCCGGAAGAATAA